GGATTTATCGCCCCAGGCCAGTGCCGTGGATTTGATGCCGGCCTCAGCGTCGAATTTTTTGTCTTGGTGCGCGTAGATGGTGTCGTAGTGCATACACCAGAAGAATCCACTCAAGTAGAGAGGAATCATCACTGGCAAGTTCCACACTCCCATGGCCGGGAAGCCAAGTAGCGCTCCCCAATTGAAACACAGACTAAGTGCCACTTGCGGGTAATAGGTGAACCGCTTGAACAGCGGGTAAGTGCCCACGAGAGCCAATGACGATGCTCCGAGCAGGAAACAGTCCATTGGCAGTTGAAGCAGCACCAGGAGTCCCACACCCAATTGGGCAGCCAAAAACACCGATGCTTGCTTCACGCTGACGCGTCCCGACGTGATTGGCCGTTCCATCGTCCTGGCGACCTTGTTGTCGAGGTTTCTATCGAGCAGGTCGTTGATGGTGCAACCTGCCCCACGCATCACGAAAGCTCCGACACCGAAAACCGACATCATATAAACGGTGGATGCCAAGGGCGCCGACGACATGTATGCTGCCATTGTGATTGCCCACAGGCAAGGGCTCAGGAGTAGCTTGGTGCCAATAGGCTTTTCGATCCGCATTAGCTCCATGTACGGGATGAGTTTTGGAGGGAATTTAGTCAGGTATCCCAGCCCGGCAAGGCGCTCCTCTTTGGCTCTTCTAAGATCCTCTGCAGAGAACGTTGACTGGAAACGAACAAAGGGCGCGAGCCTGCCGACTCTCCAGCAAAATGCTGGTCTCAATAAACGGGTGCTGGGTATAAACAATTGCATtagagaaaaataattcagGCAGTGCGCCAAAAAGAGCTACCTGGATGGGAGGAAATAGcgagctctttttggccTGGATCAGGGTGGACCAATTAGGAGTAAGCAACCGAACGATAGCAGTTGCCACCGTAGCTCTTCTCAAAGCAGATCCCACTATACTCTCGGGCCGTTAAGAGGACCCCGGTCAAGACCCTGACTCGTTTGACCCGCACACGACCAAGCtagaatttgaaaaaccaaacaaaaaatatatcacATACATCATGGACCAACAGATTTTGCAGGCTGTGGACATCGCATCGAGCGCCACAGCGGACGTCCAGCTGAAGCAGCAGGCGCTAGAGTATATCACGCAGATCAAAGACTCTTCGGATGGATGGCAGCACTGTGTGAATCTTCTGAGCTCCAATGCTCAGCTTTCGCCCAACGTCAAGTTTTTCATTTTCCAGGTACTCGATTCTAGACTTCCGTTCATGGACAACTCGCAAAAGCTGGCCGTCAAGGATTATCTGTTCAACTATTTGAAGAATTTGCTCGACAAGAATTTGGTGGAGCCCGTTTTTTTAAGAAATGCCCTTTCCAAGACCTTTGGGCTACTTTTTGTCCATGCCACACTTTCCTGTTACCAGACGCTCATCAAGGACCTCCTCTCGCCAGTCCAGGCAGGAGGGACTTTTAATGAGCTAGCCACAGACTACTATCTACGGACTCTGCTCGTGATCCACCAAGAGATCGGAGATCAAATGATCGCTCGCGAACCGGAACATCACGAAAGAAACAATTTGTTAAAGGATGCTATCAGAGCCAATGACATGACACTGATGACTGAGTCATGGAAAAGCATCTTGAAACACTTTTCAAGTACAAACACAGCACTGAAGAGAGACATATTGAACAACACCATTCAGTGTATTGGTGAATATGTCTCTTGGATCGAGATCAACCTTATTCTCGATGAAGAGTATTTAGGATTGCTATACCAGTTTCTTGCTAGCCCCGACGACCAACAGAAAATCACGACTGCAGGGTGCTTCAATGAGATCTTGCACAAAAAGATGGCGCCAATCAAAAAGTTGGAGCTCATCAATTTTCTCAATCTGACCAGTATCCTGAATCAAATGGACCTCAAGTCCAAAGAAGCAGATTTTGATGTGAATGTGGCATTTTCCAAGTTGGTAGAGAACCTAGGATCAGAGTTAGTCAACGTTCTCGACACCAGCTCCAACGAGGAACTGGCAAACACggagttcaaaaacttaACCATCAACAAAATAATCGATGTTTTCCCGCTCATTTTTGAATACCTCGATAacgactacgacgatgTCGCGCTTGAGGTTTTCCCCTTCATTGGCAactttttgcttttcctgAAAAAGAACATCACTAATGAACAGGTTGATTTTTCCTACCTATCAAGCGATGAAATTCTCACAACactgctgaaaaaaatcatcatGAGAAAGAAGTTCGACGAGGATGATGATGGCTCCGAGGAAGAGTCGATCGAGCAATTCCAAGAGGTGAGGAACAAGCTGAACTCTTTCCACGATTCCATTGTCATTCTAAATGAAACATTAGCATTAGACGTCATGATTAACTGCATTAATGAGTCGCTTTTCAATTCCAACTCGGACTGGCGCACCATCGAACTTGGAATGTATGAATTGAGTCACTTTAGCGAAATTCTACGAAACAATGTCATGAATCTGCCCAAGACCATGATCAACAATTCCCGGCCATATTTCGTTTTTAACGAAATGCTTTGTAAGGTGATCGATGGCTCAACTACATTTCTGGTCAATCATTCGCTGATCCAATTGTTATTCTTCGAACTTGTTCTGAAACACTATACTTTCTTCACAAATAATAATATTCAGGTCGATGGAGTCAACAAAGACGAGATTTTGCTGaaggtgctcaagattTTTGTTTCCAATTTCGGAGTATTCAGCGAAAACGACAAAGTGAAGTACCGCTCATGGTATTTGTTTTATAGATTCATCAAACTAACGAAGCCACCTGTGGACGACTTCATCCTCGAAGAGCTAATCAAAAGCTTGCTTCCGCTTTTGAGCTTTGACTTCGAGGTCACTAGCCAGGCTAAACTCTCGGAGGACATTGATCTGAGTCTCATTGATACAAACGGCAGCTTCGATCACCAACTCTACTTGTTTGAATCCATTGGTTTGCTGCTTTCGCTGATCAGAAAATCTGACAAACGTGTTTCCATGTTTGAATCAGTGCTCCAGCcattattttcaaatttggaaaaatgcATCAACAACATGTCGCAACTGAACCTCGGCCTGGTAGTCCAAGTCCACCACTCACTTGTATCGGTCGGTACTATTTTGAAAGGTTTTGAAAGCTTGAATGTTGTCgagtttgatgaaaagTTTGTTGCACTGTTACAGCAGATCTCCCAGGTGGTGCTCATTACTTTGGAAAATTTCCTTGCATTCAACATTGTCAGAGAGGCCTCTGAATTCTGCGTTGTGAGACTCTTTAttcttttcatcaaaaCTCCATCAGAAGCTCTGGAGCAGTTGCTTTCCAAGTTTATCTCTGTTATTATGATCAAtttcgacaagctcaaatTACAGGAGATTAAcaatttcttgaacttTATCGGCCAGATCATGCACCACTGTGGCAAGTCGCAACAGATATACATAATGCTGAACTCGCTGCTCACGCCGCTGGTCGCCAAGGTCATATCCCGTATAGAAACGGACTCATCTGCTGCGCAGGACGACTTTATGAAGAGAGACATTTTAGACACGCAGAAATGTTTTATTTCGCTCTTGGTCTCGATGAACAGTGACCACGTGAGCTCTTTGTGGCTGACAAACGAAAACAAAGGTACTCTAGTCAACATCATCAATCTTATGTTTAACTACATCTACAACTACCAAAACAACGATCTTTCGTTGGTTAAGGTGGCTATCACGTGCATCAACTCGCTAATTCAAGGCGTTGGGCTCGGAAAGGTTGTGGATCCAGAGGAtgtgttcaagaacgacaCCAACGTGTTCGAAGAGGCCAAGCAACTGCTAGTGACGAACGCACTGTTATTGGCCTGTGAAATGAGTTTCAAGATGAAAAGAGAGCTTTTGAACGATGCCCAGTACCGCAACAGTATTCTTTTGGAGGTCATTCGCACTATGAAGGCCGTCTGTTATGCCGGATGCGAGATCCCTGATCTACAATCAaccaagaaaaataaagccATCAAATTCAATGAGGAGATGGTGGAACAGCTACGGGCCTTGCTGATCTCCAATATGGGATTCCCCTCCGATCTTGCGCAggattttgttgagaagctAGTCCAATTTAGCGACAGACAGTTCCTCAAATATCTGATCCAGTTGATCGAGAAGATGTAATTGTATATAACACCGCCGTTGTGGCTAGTAAAAATTCTGTGGCACAAAAAGTTAGATAAGGATATGTGTGGGGGCTATAAATTAAGTgtgcaaaaaaaagttgCCCAAAAAGCAGCCCGCAAACAAACAAGCTAAAAGATCTATATTGATATGAACCAGCTCGAGCAAGTAGAGCAGGCGGTTCCGGGACCTTCGTCTCATCCATCTCCACCTGCACCGCCAGCACCACAGATAAGAGCTGGTGCCAAGAGAGCGAATAGTGTTTCATTAGAGGACAAAGAGAAATTCCGGTCTCGGATCAACAGCCTATTCAAAGGGAGTTACCATGAGGGTGACGAATATTTCAAGAAAAGCCGCTCAAATTCATTGTATAGACCGATGAGACCAGCCGACCTTGGATCCGTGTTTGAACCGGACTCTCTTTATTTTGTCAACCATCGAACGCTTAAAACTGCTAAGGCTTGCACGCTTGTCAGTACAGATGAGCTTTGCCAATTTTTAGTCAGGCACTATACAGCAGAGCttccagagacagaaaGAATGTTTCCGTGGCTACATGGAGTTCATAAGAATAACGCGGTCCAGCTTAGATTTCTCTCAAG
This portion of the Ogataea parapolymorpha DL-1 chromosome IV, whole genome shotgun sequence genome encodes:
- a CDS encoding 4-hydroxybenzoate polyprenyltransferase, mitochondrial, with the protein product MQLFIPSTRLLRPAFCWRVGRLAPFVRFQSTFSAEDLRRAKEERLAGLGYLTKFPPKLIPYMELMRIEKPIGTKLLLSPCLWAITMAAYMSSAPLASTVYMMSVFGVGAFVMRGAGCTINDLLDRNLDNKVARTMERPITSGRVSVKQASVFLAAQLGVGLLVLLQLPMDCFLLGASSLALVGTYPLFKRFTYYPQVALSLCFNWGALLGFPAMGVWNLPVMIPLYLSGFFWCMHYDTIYAHQDKKFDAEAGIKSTALAWGDKSKTIFHGLTAAQMGCYTLSGFLAGMGPGFYFGAAYGAYRLLRMTQLVDLDDPKSCGFWFRENIKTGHTFWLGILVDYCLRLLGYL
- a CDS encoding Nuclear pore protein involved in nuclear export of pre-tRNA, which gives rise to MDQQILQAVDIASSATADVQLKQQALEYITQIKDSSDGWQHCVNLLSSNAQLSPNVKFFIFQVLDSRLPFMDNSQKLAVKDYLFNYLKNLLDKNLVEPVFLRNALSKTFGLLFVHATLSCYQTLIKDLLSPVQAGGTFNELATDYYLRTLLVIHQEIGDQMIAREPEHHERNNLLKDAIRANDMTLMTESWKSILKHFSSTNTALKRDILNNTIQCIGEYVSWIEINLILDEEYLGLLYQFLASPDDQQKITTAGCFNEILHKKMAPIKKLELINFLNLTSILNQMDLKSKEADFDVNVAFSKLVENLGSELVNVLDTSSNEELANTEFKNLTINKIIDVFPLIFEYLDNDYDDVALEVFPFIGNFLLFLKKNITNEQVDFSYLSSDEILTTLLKKIIMRKKFDEDDDGSEEESIEQFQEVRNKLNSFHDSIVILNETLALDVMINCINESLFNSNSDWRTIELGMYELSHFSEILRNNVMNLPKTMINNSRPYFVFNEMLCKVIDGSTTFLVNHSLIQLLFFELVLKHYTFFTNNNIQVDGVNKDEILLKVLKIFVSNFGVFSENDKVKYRSWYLFYRFIKLTKPPVDDFILEELIKSLLPLLSFDFEVTSQAKLSEDIDLSLIDTNGSFDHQLYLFESIGLLLSLIRKSDKRVSMFESVLQPLFSNLEKCINNMSQLNLGLVVQVHHSLVSVGTILKGFESLNVVEFDEKFVALLQQISQVVLITLENFLAFNIVREASEFCVVRLFILFIKTPSEALEQLLSKFISVIMINFDKLKLQEINNFLNFIGQIMHHCGKSQQIYIMLNSLLTPLVAKVISRIETDSSAAQDDFMKRDILDTQKCFISLLVSMNSDHVSSLWLTNENKGTLVNIINLMFNYIYNYQNNDLSLVKVAITCINSLIQGVGLGKVVDPEDVFKNDTNVFEEAKQLLVTNALLLACEMSFKMKRELLNDAQYRNSILLEVIRTMKAVCYAGCEIPDLQSTKKNKAIKFNEEMVEQLRALLISNMGFPSDLAQDFVEKLVQFSDRQFLKYLIQLIEKM